The segment TAAAGGTTCAACAATAGTTGCTATGAGTGATGGTAATAGTGAAGATTTATCATACCCAGCAAGCAATAATGATGTTATTTCTGTATCAAAATTAAATAACAAATCTAAAACTGATGTAAAAGTTGATACAAGTCAGCAAAGAGTATGTATTAAAAATAAATGTAATCCAAATAGTAATGTTGCACTAAGTACAATTTATGCGACAGGTTATTTAATTGATTACAAGGATAAAAATAAAACAGCAAGCAATTTGATTTTAAAGCCAAGCTATCAAATAAATGTCATAGAAAAATAAAAAGAGAGCATATTGTATGCCCTCTTTTTTAATATATGGTTAAATCAATATCTTCTTCATAGTCAACATTTTCTACTTCAAATCCATTAATTATTAGGAATTCTTTTTTAAACTCATCATAATCAATTAATTCTTTAAAATTGTCACTTGTTACTTTTTCAAGTAATTCATTTACTTGATTTTGAACTTTTTCATCCATTTCATAACTATCTAATCTTATAATATCATTTTCATCATATATAGTATTATTTCCATAAATCATCTCATTGAATAAACGATAGATATGTTGAGTGATAGTTTCATGTGTATTGTTTTCTTTCATAATTTTATACAATGCACTCATATATAAGGGCACACTAGGAATATACGTGCTTGCTTTTGTTACGACAGATTTTGCTGCACAAATATAAGAATGACCATTAAATTTTTCTAAAATGTTATTAACTTCAATATTTTTTTGTTCTAAATCTCTTTTTGCCTGACCAATTGTTCCATCCTTATAAATTGGATAAGTGCATTCAGGACCAATGTAAGTATATGCTAAAACTTTAACATTTTCATTTAAAACATCTTTATTTGCTAAGGCTTTTATCCATAATAAGAAATCTTCTCCACCCATAACCTTAATAGTATTATTAATTTCATCACTATTAGCGACATCAATTGTTTTTTCTTTAATTATATCTTTCATAATATCAACTGAATTTCCAGTATAGTCACTTTTAATAGGTTTTAAAGTTGAAGTATATTTGATATTTGTATCAGGATCTATTCTAACACCA is part of the Bacilli bacterium PM5-9 genome and harbors:
- a CDS encoding enoyl-[acyl-carrier protein] reductase/trans-2-enoyl-CoA reductase (NAD+) (product_source=KO:K00209; cath_funfam=3.40.50.720; cog=COG3007; ko=KO:K00209; pfam=PF07055,PF12241,PF12242; superfamily=47473,51735) encodes the protein MIIKPKIRDNIALNSHPKGCEQNIVNQIDELKNLDNINSKPLNVLIIGGSSGYGLASRLVLAYKNNAFTYNVSYESGPLKRFSGTAGFFNNYYFSKLSQFDNQNHVDLNGDCFSHETKENVINYFKENNKKIDLIVYSVASGVRIDPDTNIKYTSTLKPIKSDYTGNSVDIMKDIIKEKTIDVANSDEINNTIKVMGGEDFLLWIKALANKDVLNENVKVLAYTYIGPECTYPIYKDGTIGQAKRDLEQKNIEVNNILEKFNGHSYICAAKSVVTKASTYIPSVPLYMSALYKIMKENNTHETITQHIYRLFNEMIYGNNTIYDENDIIRLDSYEMDEKVQNQVNELLEKVTSDNFKELIDYDEFKKEFLIINGFEVENVDYEEDIDLTIY